One genomic region from Bactrocera tryoni isolate S06 chromosome 3, CSIRO_BtryS06_freeze2, whole genome shotgun sequence encodes:
- the LOC120770034 gene encoding uncharacterized protein LOC120770034, which produces MSTAIRLLVIIMTILTTVAQQIDIQDLTNNNGYIPIKTEEIKVIDHYSKILHIVNITAYEDTVTLILHNIQGLTANRIESKHLLDTVNKNFLLLEKKIENLNPHFRHKRGLINVLGKGLKVVAGTMDSDDETKIKNSLEYLSNNGKILTDRIHNLTFVNNLLSSQIQNITNHINNKQIVISDYLNKFKNFIQNKIMTVEDEIEFMQQIYQVNNDISLLRDHIDDIGQIIFSSKLGIIPTDILTETELNLINDFDSYSNIKVSVAVQEQNIIIILKIPNYSRDILSKILFEPIPNAKNKTIILKNYEILVDNMNNIFNVNVKENLKQNLKKIVDDCLKNILNFEEAYCDMQTFEETVVNEILPGILIFKNFYSEIVHNCNKMKIKIKGNFLIKFENCEIRVMNKTFSNVKMKAFDQFILPNMITKIKYQNTSFPNLKLKSLYLKQLNQDDHIKLLVNENYKTHIISLSTDVALVFIIVLVVFILVFIIKHKHKLYVSPVSQGKTEDVSNLKNGPFLQVAIS; this is translated from the coding sequence ATGAGCACAGCAATAAGACTTTTGGTCATAATAATGACGATTCTCACCACCGTAGCACAACAAATCGACATACAAGACTTGACAAATAATAACGGATATATTCCCATCAAGACGGAGGAAATAAAAGTAATCGATCACTATAGCAAAATTCTTCATATTGTTAATATAACTGCGTACGAGGACACAGTGACACTAATCCTACACAACATACAAGGACTAACCGCCAATAGAATAGAAAGCAAGCACTTACTGGACACAGtcaataagaattttttattattagaaaagaaGATTGAGAATCTTAACCCACACTTTAGACATAAAAGAGGCTTAATAAATGTATTAGGAAAAGGACTTAAAGTAGTAGCAGGTACTATGGACAGTGACGacgaaaccaaaataaaaaactctTTAGAATACCTCTCAAACAACGGAAAAATCTTGACGGATAGAATCCATAATCTGACATTCGTAAATAATTTACTATCATCCCAAATACAAAACATTACTAATCACATAAATAACAAACAGATTGTAATAAGTGACTATTTGAACAAATTCAAGAACTTTatccaaaacaaaataatgacaGTAGAAGACGAAATTGAATTTATGCAACAAATTTACCAAGTTAACAATGACATTTCCCTTTTACGTGACCACATTGACGACATTggtcaaataatattttcaagcaaaCTCGGAATAATTCCCACCGATATTTTAACAGAGACAGAACTCAACTTGATTAATGACTTTGACAGCTACTCTAACATCAAAGTTTCCGTCGCCGTACAAGAACAGAATATTATCATAATCCTTAAAATTCCTAACTATTCACGAGATATCCTATCCAAAATCCTGTTCGAGCCTATCCctaatgccaaaaataaaacaatcatattgaaaaattatgaaatactaGTGGATaatatgaacaatatttttaatgtaaatgtaaaggaaaatctgaaacaaaatttgaaaaaaattgtagatgATTGTTTAAAGAATATACTAAACTTCGAAGAAGCATACTGCGATATGCAAACCTTTGAAGAAACCGTTGTAAACGAAATTTTACCTGGTATACtaatatttaagaatttctattctgaaattgtacacaattgtaataaaatgaaaataaaaattaaaggaaattttcttattaaatttgagAACTGTGAAATTAGAGTAATGAATAAAACCTTTTCTAATGTAAAAATGAAAGCATTCGatcaatttattttgccaaatatgataacaaaaattaaataccaaaatACATCTTTTCCAAATCTAAAGTTGAAATCTTTgtacttaaaacaattaaatcaagatgatcacATTAAACTCTTAGTGAATGAAAACTATAAAACGCATATAATTAGTCTAAGCACTGATGTCGCACTAGTATTTATTATAGTACTAGTGGTATTCATTTTGGTATTCATAATTAAGCACAAGCACAAGCTATATGTATCACCAGTATCGCAAGGAAAAACTGAAGacgtttcaaatttaaaaaacggTCCATTTTTACAAGTCGCAATATCTtag